The Eublepharis macularius isolate TG4126 chromosome 3, MPM_Emac_v1.0, whole genome shotgun sequence genome has a window encoding:
- the OMP gene encoding olfactory marker protein, whose product MASKVSELELHLVQDVQLTQCMRLRVKSLQQKNEKPQDGEKLLKANEYVYRVDFSRQHNLRFLRWNVTLKKPGKVNIIGTSQHWTPDLTNLMRRQLLEPTGVFWKNADSEEVDWNEADAVEFGERLVELAKIRKVMYFLLAYEDGLEPAHLKCSVVFKV is encoded by the coding sequence ATGGCTTCGAAGGTGTCCGAGCTGGAGCTCCACCTGGTGCAAGATGTCCAGCTGACCCAGTGTATGAGGCTTCGAGTAAAGAGCCTCCAACAGAAGAATGAGAAACCTCAAGACGGCGAGAAGCTCCTGAAAGCCAATGAGTATGTCTACCGGGTGGACTTCTCCCGCCAGCACAACCTCCGCTTCTTGCGCTGGAACGTCACGCTGAAGAAACCGGGGAAGGTGAACATCATCGGCACCTCTCAACACTGGACGCCGGATCTTACCAATCTCATGAGGCGGCAACTTCTGGAGCCCACGGGGGTCTTCTGGAAGAACGCCGATTCTGAGGAGGTGGACTGGAACGAGGCGGATGCTGTCGAGTTTGGAGAGAGGCTGGTCGAGCTCGCCAAGATCCGGAAAGTGATGTATTTCCTCTTGGCTTACGAGGACGGCCTCGAACCGGCCCACCTCAAGTGTTCTGTGGTCTTCAAAGTCTGA